CGAGCCGACCACCGGCCTCGACCCGCGGACACGCGGCCAGATGTGGGACACCATCCGCGGCCTGGTCGTGGACGGCTGCACGGTGCTGCTGACCACGCAGTACCTGGACGAGGCCGACCAGCTCGCCGACCGCGTCGCCGTCATCGACCACGGCCGCAAGGTCGCCGAAGGCACCCCCGACGAGCTGAAGACCACGGTCGGCGACTCCACCCTCCAGTTGCTGCTCGCCGACCCCGGCCAGGTGGCCGCCGCCGCGGACGTCGTGCGGCGCGTCCTCGGCTCCGAGCCCGTGCTCAGCCCCGAGCGCGGCCGGCTCAACGTCGCGCTCGACCAGGCCGACCTCGCCGCGGACGTACTGATCGCGCTGCGCACCGCCGGGGTGTCGATCACCTCGGTGAGCGTGGACAAGCCCAGCCTCGACGAGGTGTTCCTGGCCCTGACCGGCCACGAGACAGACGACAAGACCGGCGAGCCGGACACCGCCACGGAGGACCACAGATGAGCACGATCACCGCACCGGCCCGCCAGGTGGTCCGGCCCGCCGACCGCGTGGCGTCCGCCAGGCGGCGTGTCTCAGTGGCCGAGACGCTGGAACAGACCCTGATGATGGCGTGGCGGGCCTTCAAGAAGATGCTCCGCAACCCGGAACAGTTTTTCGACGTGGCGCTGCAACCCATCCTGTTCACCGCGATGTTCGCCTACATCTTCGGTGGCGCCATCTCCGGCGACGTGCAGAGCTACCTGCCGCTGATGGTCCCCGGCATCCTGGCCCAGACCGTGCTGACGACATGTATGGCCACGGGGACGCAACTGCGTGAGGACATGGACAAGGGGGTCTTCGACCGGTTCAAGTCGCTGCCGATCGCGAGGATCGCGCCACTCGCCGGCCCGATGGTGGCCGACCTGCTGCGGTACACGATCGCGGCCACCTTGACCTTCGGCATGGGCCTGCTGATGGGCTACCGTCCCGGCGGCGGCGCCGGCGGTGTGCTCGCCGCGATCCTGTTGTCGATCTTCACGGGCTGGTCGCTGGCGTGGATCTTCACCTGGGTCGGCACGCTCGTCCAGAGCGCTCGGACCGTGCAGGGGGTCTCCATGATGATCCTTTTTCCGCTGACGTTCCTGTCGAACGCCTTCGTCCCGGTCGACACCCTGCCGAGTGCACTGGCCGCGTTCGTCCGGGTCAACCCGGTCTCACACCTCGTCACGGCCGCGCGCGACCTCGCCAACAACGGCTCCGTCACCGGAGAGGTGGCCTGGACGATCATCGCGGGCCTGGCCGTCATACTGATCTTCGCGCCGCTGTCGGTCCGCAGCTACAAGCGACACATGTGACCCACGCGAGCCACGACCGGAGATCCGCTCGACGAGGCTCCTCGCCTCGTCGAGCAGACCGGAGCCGCGCCGATCGCCGTACTCGGCCCGCACGGCGGCGATCATGCCGGGCGCGGCGCGCTCCGCGTGGCCTTCGACCAGCTCGAAGGCCATGCCCGGCATGCCGCCGTTGTAGGCGAACCGATCGGCGATGACGAGCAACCTGACCGCGTCGCCCTCCGCCATGGCTCCCCGCAGCAGCCCCCAGACGCCGAGCGCGAAGAGCAGGGAACCGCACAGCGGGTAGTCGAGCACGGGGTCGTCCACGGCGAGCACGTCGTACGCGAGCGCGTCGGCGAACAACTGCCTGCCGTACGAGACGTCCTGCGGTCCGGCGTGGTAGGCGTAGGCCGTCAGGCTCACCGACACCGCGATCACCGTCCACGGCGTCACTACGGTGCGCGGCACCCCCGGCAGCCACAGATCACGTGCCTGCTGGACGGCCAGCCGGTACTGCGCGAGCGCGGCCTCGACATCGCCCCGGGCCAGGACGAGTTCCGCCGAGCACAACGCCACCATGGCCGCCCCGCTGAGCACCGCCTCGTTCTCGTTGATCCGGTTGATCTCCGCCAGTTCGGCCTCCGCGGTGCCGAGGTCGCCGTCGGCGAGCGCCGCGTTCAGCAGCACCGAGCGCAGCATGGTCTCGTCGTCGGTGGCGCCGATCCTGCTGAGCACCGGGATCGCGGCCCGCGCGTGCCGGACCGCACGCCGGCGATCACCGCGCCGTACGCACAGGTGGGCCAGCACGGTATGCATGATCGCGCTCGCCCACGGCCCGTCATCCGCACCGACCATCGTCAGGACCCGCTCGGCCGCCTCGACGGCCCCCGCCACCTCACCGGCGTTCTCCAGGACATGGACGCTCATCTGCGTCGCCGCCATGGCCAGTGCCGGGTCCTCGCTCCGGCTCAGCTCGGCCAGCCGGCCGCGCATCCCGGGGCCGTCGGTCCCCGAGCAGGCGAGCAGCACCGTGGCCATCGCCGAGACCCGCCGGTCCTCCCCCTCCGTGGAGGGCAGCCTACGGAGAAGGTCGTGCAACGAGTCGACCTGGTGATCGGTGATGATCGCGATGTTCATGAGCGTGATCAGCACGACGGCCCTGGTCACCTCGACGAGATCCGGTGGCGGCATCCACCCGCCGATCACCTGGCTGATCGCTCTCCAGTGCGCGATGATCCGCTGGTGGTCGCCACGGATCGACCACAGCGCGCCGACCCCGGCCAGCAACCGGACGGTCGTCACGGGATCGGACTCGCCGAGAGCCTGCCTGAGCAGATCGGCGAGGTTGCCCTCCTCGGCGCGCAACGCGTCGGCCGCCGCGAACTGCCCCGGCCCGAACAACGAGAAGGCGTGCTCCTGCGCGTAGGACGTCGCCCAGTCCCGCTGCGCCGCGCGCGCGAGCTCTTCCTCGCCGGCCTCCCTCAGCCGCATCCGGCCGAACTCCCTGACCGTCTCCAGCATCCGGTACCGCAGGCCGTACGCCGTCTCACGGACGCTCAGCATGGACTGCTCGGTCAGCGCGTCCACGGCGTGCAGCGCGGAGGGCCCGAGTACGCACTCG
The window above is part of the Sphaerisporangium rubeum genome. Proteins encoded here:
- a CDS encoding ABC transporter permease, coding for MSTITAPARQVVRPADRVASARRRVSVAETLEQTLMMAWRAFKKMLRNPEQFFDVALQPILFTAMFAYIFGGAISGDVQSYLPLMVPGILAQTVLTTCMATGTQLREDMDKGVFDRFKSLPIARIAPLAGPMVADLLRYTIAATLTFGMGLLMGYRPGGGAGGVLAAILLSIFTGWSLAWIFTWVGTLVQSARTVQGVSMMILFPLTFLSNAFVPVDTLPSALAAFVRVNPVSHLVTAARDLANNGSVTGEVAWTIIAGLAVILIFAPLSVRSYKRHM